The following nucleotide sequence is from Blastocatellia bacterium.
TCTGGCATTTCTACGTTGTTTGCCTGCTCATGGGGGCTGTGGGCGCCGGTTCGACCGTGGTGACTTATTTCGGTGTGATTGCCCACTGGTTTAATCGGCGGCGCGGTCTGGCATTGGGATTGGCGATGATCGGCGTTGGCTTGAGCAACTTCACGATGCCTTCACTGGTGCAGGCTCTGATTGAGCACGTCGGATGGCGGCATACGTATTTGCTTGTTGGCCTGGCTGTGTTGCTGGTTCCGCTGCCGGTAGGACTTTTGTTGAAAGAAAAACCGGCGATGATGGGCACGTGGCCCGATGGCCAACCGCCGGTTGAGGGCAACACGAATACATCTGGTCTGGCGATTGGCGGCCTGAGCGGACGGGAGTCGCTCTCCACTGGCACCTTCTGGTTGATGTTCACAGCGGTTTTTCTCGTGGCCGTCAGTGTGATCGGTTGTTTGATTCATCTGGTGCCCATGCTGGTGGATCGTGGCATGACAGCCCAAGCGGCCGCATTTGCGACATCGTTGTTTGGCGGCGCGGTCATTCCCGGACGTGTCGGCAGTGGCTACTTGTTGGATCGTTATTTCGCTTCTCGTGTTGCGGTCGGTTTTTTCTCTGGCGCGGCGCTGGGTATTTTTCTGCTCTGGAGCGGCGCAAGCGGCGGGTTGGCTTATCTGGCGGCATTCCTGGTAGGCATGGGCATGGGCGCCGAAGGCGAGATCATGGCCTATCTGGTCAGCCGGTATTTTGGTCTACGCTCGTTCAGTGAGGTCTTCGGTTATATGATGATCAGTTTCACCGCCGGAGGCATCGTCGGTCCGCCGATCATGGGTCTGGGGTTTGACGTGACCGGCTCATATCGGTTGGTCTTAGGAATTTTCCTGATCGCCGTCGTGGTCGGCACATTCTTGATGACCCGGCTTGGACCATATCGCAATTGGGAATCGCCGAGCGAGGACGGATGATCAAACGAAGAGAATGCGTGATTGTGAGTGTAGCCTGTTACCGATCATCTATGAGTTCACGAGCATGTTGTCGTGAACGCGCTGGGATGAGAATATCACGGCGATGAGGACATCACGGGATGAGGACGTTGAATCACTTCAGCCGATCTGAAACGAACGCGCGTTTATGTTGACACTCTCATTTGACAGAGCGAATCGGTTTGGTCCATCCCGCTCGGCGGTGATGAGCACGCATGCTATGGTTGCCACCAGTCAACCATTGGCGACGCTGGTTGGCCTGGACATTTTGCGACAGGGTGGAAACGCCGTGGATGCCGCCATTGCCGCTGCTGCTATGCTGAGTGTGGTTGAACCCATGTCTACCGGCGTTGGCGGCGATGTGTTCGCGTTGATTTATCAAGCCAGCTCAGGCAAGGTTTTTGCTTTGAATGGAAGCGGACGTTCGCCTTCTGCGGCGACGCTCGACGAATATCAGCGGCGGCTAGGGACAGACGAGACAGGCCAGATTCCGCTCGATCATATTCTGGCCGTCACTGTGCCGGGCACAGTTGATGGATGGGCGAGCGCGTTGCAGCGATTTGGCCGTATGACGCTGGCCGATGTACTGAAGCCAGCGATTGAGGCGGCTGAAGATGGTTTCGCTGTCGCGCCACAGACGGCGCAGACGTGGGCGCTCATGCAAGAGGTGTTAGCCCGTCATCCTGATTCAGCCAGCACGTGGTTACGAGCCGATGGCCGCGCGCCGCGCGCCGGTGAGCGTTTCCGCAATCCGCGTTTGGCGCGCACGTTGCGCATGATCGCGGAAGGTGGCCCCGATGTGTTTTATCGAGGCGAGCTTGCTGATGCCATCGTTCGATTTTCTCAGGCGCATGGCGGATTGTTGACGTTAGCCGACTTCAAAGACCATCGCTCAACGTGGGTTGAGCCGTTGGCGATCACGTATCGTGGTTATGACATCCTGCAACTGCCGCCCAACACGCAAGGACTCGTTGTACTGGAAACGCTGTGCACGTTGCAGCAGGATGATTTGGCTGCGCTGGGACACAACACGCCGGATACGGTGCATCTTCAACTGGAAGCGCTGAAGCTGGCGTTTGCCGATCGCAATCGCTACATCACCGACCCTGAGTTTTACCATGCTCCCGTTGATAGCTTGCTGTCGCACGCGTATGCCCGGCAGCAACGCGCGCGGATTTCCATGACGCAGGCCGTCCGTCATCCAACGCCGGGCACGCCGGCTGGCGGTGATACTGTTTATCTATGCGTGGCCGATGCTGAGGGCAATGTTGTTTCGTTTATCAATAGCATCTTTCATCCGTTCGGTTCGGGGCTGACAGTAGGTGAGACGGGCATCGTGCTGCAAAATCGTGGAGCAAGTTTTTCGCTTGATCCGGCGCACGTCAACGTCATTGCGCCGCATAAGCGAACGCGCCACACGATCATTCCAGCCATGATCGTTTATCAAGGCCGCCCGCTCATCGCGTTTGGTGTGATGGGCGCGGATATGCAAGCGCAGGGGCAAGTCCAGTTTGTGTGCAACGTCATTGATTTCGGGATGAACGTGCAAGATGCGTTGGATGCGCCACGGTGGCAGTACCTGGGAGCGGGCGCGGACATCGCGTTAGAAGCTGGTATGCCGACGGCTGTCTGGCATGAGCTTGAGCGACGCGGCCACCAGCTCAAGGGCAGCGATGCGTTTTTTGGTGGTGGACAGGCTATCTTGATTCATCCCGAATATGGCACGCTCCAGGGTGGATCAGACCCGCGTCGCGATGGGTGCGCGATGGGGTATTGAGCAAATGCCCTGAGCTCAAATTGAAGGCAGGTTGCGTCAGATATACGCAGGTACTATGATGCACCGGCGTTGGTCGCAAGGTTCAAGTCGGTTGATGGTATGAAGCGCCTTTGGGAAAAATCAGATGAGGCCTCTCTCAGTTCGATCATGTGGGCGCAGGCAGGTGTGGAGCCGGTGGCTCACCTGCTGAGCGCTGTGGCGGGTCGGTGTGCGCCGGGCCTCACGTTGTCAAACTCGTGCCTATGAGATTTCCTGTGATCAAAGCTGTCTCCTACGCGTTGGCTCATACGCCGAATCTGGTGCGCTATGGCTCGAAGCCGGAGCGTGAATTGCGGAAAGAGCCGAGCATGATTGAACAGATAGATCGGCATCTTCGCACGTATGAAGAAGCGGTTGCCTATCCGCCCAATCAAGTCTTCATCGGCAATATGCCGCCAGAGGCCCTCTGGGATACGGCGCGACCATGGTGGAAGCAAACAGGCGCCGCTCTGCGATTCGGGCCTTATGGTGAGATCATGCCTGAAGACGAGCTCCTGGGTTTGCTTCGTCTGGCTGACGAGTTCGATCTGATTTGGCTGGAGCAGTCGTTTGTCGAGCAGGTTGCTGAAAAGTTGGCCGGCCACCCGTTGTTTCACCCGGATGAGGTCAAGCGGCTGGGAGCTGGTCATGCGCCGGAGGCGATTCAAGCTCGTGTGACGCAGGAAGGGGCTTTGCCGTTTTATCTGGATGGGCAGATTGTGGGTTGTATTGCGCCGGGCCATGATGAAGACCCGTTTTTAACACCGACGATTTTGCTGGAGAATCTCGCCTGCAAAGCAACAGGGGTGCTAGCCATGCGCTGGTTGCTGCAAGCGTATCACTGTGATCAGATCAACCCGCTCACCATCGAGTATGTGATCAATACAGGCGAGGAAGCAGTTGGCGACCGCTATCAACGCGGCGCCGGCAATCTGGCCAAAGCGATGGCTGAGTTAGCCGGTTGCCGCAACAGCACGGGCAGCGATCTCAAGGCGTTTTGCTGTGGCCCGATTCACGGCGTAATCGTGGCCGGCGGATTAGTTCAATCGGGGATTTTTCAGCAGGTGTTAGTTGTTGGCGGCGGTGCGTTGGGCAAACTTGGGATGAAGTTTCGCGGCCACCTTGCCCATGACATGCCGATTTTGGAAGACGTTCTGGGTAGTTTCGCGATTTTGATCGGGCCGGATGACGGTTTCAATCCCGTCATCCGCTTGGACGCAATTGGCAAGCATGATATTCGGTATGGGGGCTCGGCACAGGCTATTGCTCAGGCGCTGGTTGTCGAGCCGTTGAGCAAGCTGGGGCGAACGATCCCTGAGGTCGAGCGGTATGCTGTCGAGCTGCACAATCCCGAAGTGACGGAACCCGCCGGCAGCGGGAATGTGCCGCAACACAATTACCGCGTCATTGCCGGTTTGGCTGCGTTGCGCAAGGAGCTGCCGCGAGACGCTGTCAACAGTTTTGAGCGGACGCATGGGCTGCCGGGCTTTTCGCCGACGCAAGGACATGTGCCATCGGCTGTGCCTTATCTAGGGCATGCGCGCGATGCGATGCTCAGTGGCTCGTTGCGCTCGGCGATGTTTATCGGCAAAGGCAGTTTGTTTCTCGGCAAGATGACCAATCTGGCCGATGGCATGTCGTTCATTCTGGAGGCGCAGGCGCCAGATACATCACACAGGCGGAGTGATCACGATGATTGATGTGACCAGAGAGACATTTGAGCAAGAAGTCAAACAGGCATCCAAGCCGGTCTTGGTTGACTTTTGGGGTCCCCGATGTGGTCCCTGTTTAGCCTTGATGCCACTGGTTGAAGAGCTGTCTACTCGTTTCTCGGAGCAATTGAAAGTGGTGAAAGTGAACGCTCAAGAGAACCGCAAGCTGTGTGTCGAGTTGAAAGTGTTGTCGCTCCCCACATTTCTGTTTTTCAATCGTGGTCAGGAGCAAGCCCGGCTCAGCGGCGATATTCACGCTGATGCGCTGCAACCGTGGGTCGAGGCGCAACTGGGCAATCTCATGGAGTGAATAACAGGAGGTCAAGGCACTATGCAACTGGCTGGAAAGAAAGTGATCGTGCTCGGTGAACGCGACGGCGTGCAAGGCACGGCCTTGAGTGAATGCGTTAAGGCGGCTGGCGGCGAAGTCGTGCTGGCGATCAACCAGTGCTTCGTCTGAACGGCCGCCGGCGCTATGGACCTTGAGGATCAAGGTGCGATCAAAGCTAAAATTGAAGAGATTGGCAGCGAAGATGTGGTAGTCATTCTCGGCTCGCCCGATCCTGATGCCGCCGAGATGTATGCCGAGACGGTGACGGTGGGTGATCCGACGTATGCTGGTCCGTTGGCCGGCGTTGCGTTGAGACTGCCCGTTTATTGCATCTTCGAGCCGGAGATCAAACAGCAGATTCCGCCAGACGTCTACAGCGAGCAGGTGGAGTTGATGGAAATGGTCTTGCCCAGTGAAGCCATCTCGGCGCGGGTCAAGGCCGTGCGCGAGCGAGCGCAACTCTGATGGTTGGAGGTGAGCATGTCCAAGCAAATTCGCGTTGTGCATTACCTGAATCAATTTTTCGGCGGTATCGGCGGTGAAGAGAAAGCCGATACACCGTTACAAGTGCGCGATGGGCCGGTCGGTCCCGGACTTGGGTTGCAGAAAGCGCTGGGCGACCGCGGCCAGGTCGTTGCCACGTTCATTTGTGGCGATAATTTTTTCAGCAGTCACACGGATGCTGTGCTTGCAGAGCTTGAGCAAGTTGTCCCAGCTTATCAGCCGGATGTGCTGGTGGCCGGGCCAGCGTTCAATGCCGGGCGATACGGATTTGCCTGCGGGCAGGTCGGCAAAGCACTGAGCGAACGATTGAACATTCGCGCAGTGACGGCGATGTATCCGGAGAATCCGGCCGTTGAGAATCATCGCAGAGTGAGCGGCTTGTGGATTCTGCCGACGAGCGACCGCGCTGGCGACATGCCAAAGGTCTTACCCAAGCTCGCCGATTGGGCTGTTCGGCTAGGTCGCGGTGAACCGATTGGCCCGGCCAAGCTCGAAGGCTATATCCCCACAGGCCAGCGACGATTGCAGATGACCGATACGCCGGGCTACGAGCGAGCGTTTCGCATGCTCATGGCCAAGCTCAATGGAGAACCATTCGAGACGGAAATTCCTATCGAGCAATTTGAAATGGTGCCGCCGGCGCCGCCGCTGAAAAACGTGAAGACAGCGCGATTGGCTCTGATCACCACCTCCGGTCTGGTGCCCAGGGGCAATCCGGACAAATTCAGAATGTTCAACGCGACTCAGTGGCGCCAGTATCGCTTGCCCGATGCGCCGACGCTTCGCGGCCAGGATTGGGAGGTCATTCATGGAGGGTTCAATACAGCCTATGCTCAGCAGAACCCGCATCTGGTTCTTCCGCTGGATGTGTTACGCGAGAAAGCAGGAGAGGAGTTTGGTCGCTTGCATGATGAGTTCTATTCGATCACAGGCGTGGGAACTAGTTTGAAAGTGGCTCGGCAAGCTGGCCAACAGATAGCCGCCTCGCTCCGCGAAGCCGGTGTTGACGCGGCGTTGTTGGTAGCGACCTGAGGGACCTGCACGCGCTGCGGCGCAGCGCTCTCCAAAGAATTGGACAGAATTGGTATGCCAGTGGTCATCATCTCAGCGATGGATCAACTTGCCCAGCAAGTCGGGGCTGCTCGCGTGGTTGTGGGACGAAAGATTCCGCATCCGTGCGGCGATCCGAACCTGCCGCCTCCATTCGATATTCAAGTTCGACGCGAGATCATCCAGACGGCGCTTCGGGCGCTGGAGACGCCGGTCACCGCGCCAACGATTTTCCGGCCTGAGCATGCCATCTGAGCGTCAGCAACTCTGTTAATCAATGGCGCGCGCTACCTGTGAGCAGTGAGCAGCGCGCGGAGAAAAACAATGAGCAAGACACCAGTGTTTACCAACAGACGCATGTATCGGTTGTTTGGCGAGGACGGCCGCAGCTTGGTGGTCGCTATGGATCATGGCGGTGGATTGAATGTCTATCCATCGCTGTCTGACCCTGGCCAGGTCATCGCCGCCGTGGTGGCGGGCGGCGCTGATGCGGTGTTAACAACGCCGGGGATACTCAAGCATTTCTATCACCAGTTGAAATCGGTTGGCGTCATTCTGCGTGTGGATGGCGGCAGTTCTGAGCTCGAAGGCAGCAGTGGAGACTACCGGCTGCTCTACTCAGTCGAAGATGCGCTGCGGTTGGGCGCCGATGCGGTGGCCTGCATGGGATTTCCTGGAAGCCCATTGGAAGCGCAAACATTGGGAAATATCGCAACGCTGGCGGCGCAGTGCCAGAGATGGGGCATGCCGTTGATGCCGGAGATGATCCCCGGTGGTTTCACCAACTGGAGCTTACGCACGGTGGAAGCCACACGCTTGGCTGTCAGGATTGGGATTGAGCTGGGCGCTGATTTCATCAAGACGGAGTTTGTCGGCTCCGTTGATGAGTTTCGTTCGGTGGTTGCGCATAGTTATCGTCCTGTGTTGGTGCTGGGTGGCAGCCGCAAGGATGATGATCGCGCGTTGCTGAGCATGGTCAAGCAGGCGATGGACGCAGGCGCCAGCGGCGTGGTGATCGGGCGAAACGTGTGGGGTCATCCGCGACCGCAAGCGATGGTGACAGCTTTGCATCGAATTATTCACGGTCAGGCTTCCGTCCAGCAGGCGCTTGAAGTGTTGGAGTCAAACAGATGAACCATCGGCACCTGTTGTTGGCGATTGATCTGGGCACGTCGGGCGTGAAAGCGGGCGTATTCGCCAGCGATGGCTCACTGGTAGCGCAATCGGGCGTCGGGTACGAGACGCTGACGCCACATCCGGGCTGGGCTGAGCAGGAGCCGCAGGCATGGTGGGACGCCACGTGTCGCGCGGTCAGTCAATGCGTTGCTCAGTGCGATGCCACGCGGATCGAAGGCATTGGCCTGACGGGGTTGTCGCCTTCACTGGTCTGTGTGGATGAGCGGGGCGAGCCGGTGCGCCCGGCGCTTATATGGTCGGACCGACGAGTCGCACAGGAGATCAGCGAGCTGACGGAGGCGCTCGGCGCGCACTTATCATTCACACCGCTGCCGCGCCTGCTGTGGCTCAAGCGACACGAACCAAATTCCTATGAACGGACGCGCTGGGTCTTCGACTCATTCGATTATCTGAGTTTCAAAATGACCGGGCAGGCGGCTAGCTTTTGCCCCGTCGGGGATCAACTGGCCTGGTCGCCATCTGATGCGCTCAGCGCCGGTCTTGCGTTAGATAAATTTCCGTCTCGCGTCTGTAAGCTCGGAGAGCATGTCGGCGGCGTGCTGCCGGCAGTGGCCGCTCAGGTAGGGCTGCCCAGCGGATTGCCGGTGATCGCCGGAACGATTGATTCATTCGCCGCCTGGATTGGCACGGCCACGACCCGTCCGGGTGTCGTCTGCAACACGGTCGGCACATCTGATGGCGTGGCGCTCGTCTGGGACCAAGCGCTGGTTGATCCGCAAAACCGACTGCAATGCATGCCGCATCTGACCGGCCGCCATTGGATCGTCGGCGGCGCAATGTCAACCGGCGGAATTTTGTTGGAGTGGTTTGTTCGCCATTTCTACAATCACGAGCCGGACTCATTTGGCACGGCCATTCGTGAAGCCGAGGACGTATCGGTCGGCGCTGACGGCTTGCTCGCTTTGCCATATCTGGTGGGTGAACGCTCGCCTATCTTCGACCATCATGCTCGCGCGGTCTTCTTCGGCATCAGTGAGACACATGGGCGGGCGCATTTTGCTCGTGCTGTGTTGGAATCGGTCGCGTTGGCCGTGCGTGATGTGTGCCACGTGATTGAAGAAGTCGGCGGCGCTATTGACGAAATCCGCGTCGCCGGTGGCGGCGCCAAAAGCGACTTGTGGAGTCAAATCAAGGCCGACGTGGTTGGCGTTCCTGTGCTCGTGCCGCAGATTGGCGATTCCGGCTTGCTGGGCGCCGCGATCATCGCCGGCTGGGGCGTTGGCCGCTTTACCGATTTGTCTGAAGCGGCTGAGGCAATGGTGAAGTTTCGCGCCGTCATGGAGCCACGTGTGTCTCACCATGAGATGTATACCAAGCTGTTTGAACTGTACCGCAGGTTGTATCAGCACTTGAAAGACGACTTTGTCACCGTGAGTCAACTGCTCAGACCAGAGGAGCGTCATTGATGGATGTGAAACGATACGATCATTTCATCAACGGAGCTTGGGTTGCGCCATCTTCAGGCGATTACTTTGCCGACATTGATCCATCCACAGGACAGGTGTGCGCGCACGTGGCGCGCGGCAGCGCCGACGATGTTGATCGGGCCGTTGAAGCTGCGCGCCGCGCGTTCCATGTGTGGCGCAAGGTTGAGCCGAGTGACCGTGGCCGCCTCCTGCATCGCGTGGCCGCTCGCCTGCGCAGCGAAGCGGATGAGCTGGCGTATCTGGAATGTATTGACACGGGATTTCCGCTGCGCGATTGTCAGATGATCGTTCACCATGTCGCGGCGCGTCGGTTCGAGTATTACGGCGGCTTAGCGGACAAACTTGGCGGAGAGACCATCCCTGTGCCTGGCAATCATCTGGATTACACGTTACGCGAGCCGCTCGGCGTCGTTGGCATCATCATCCCGTGGAACAGCCCGTTGTGGGCAGGCAGCGCGTGTGTGGCGCCGGCCTTGGCCGCCGGCAACACGATTGTGTTGAAACCGGCGGAAGAAGCGCAATTGAGCATGCTGCGACTGGCCGAGATACTGAAGCAGGAGGGCGCCCCCGACGGCGTGTTCAACGTGGTGACCGGATTAGGACCTGAAGCTGGCGCGGCGTTGGCTGGTCATCCCGGGCTTGACGCGATCTCGTTTACTGGCTCGATTGAAACAGGCCGCGAGGTGATGAAACAGGCCGCGCAGCATGTCATCCCTGTCAGTTTGGAGCTGGGCGGTAAATCAGCCAACATTGTTTTTGCTGATGCCAACCTGGAGACGGCGCTGATGTATGCCCTCATAGCGATTTTCACAGCGTCAGGCCAAGTCTGCACGGCCGGCTCACGCTTGTTGTTGCAGCGAGCGATCCATGATCAGTTCATGTCAAGGCTGATCGAGCGCACCGGTCAGCTTCGTGTGGGACGTGGATTGGATAATCCCGATATGGGGCCGGTCATTTCTGAACGCCAACTCAATCGCGTGTTGGGGTATATTGAAGTTGGCGTGGCAGAAGGCGCGGCCGTGGCCATCGGCGGCCAACGATTGACCGATGAGGCGCTGGCCGATGGTTACTTCCTTGCGCCGACTATTTTCGACGGCGTTACCCATCAGATGCGCATCGCTCAGGAAGAAATTTTCGGACCTGTCCTCTCTGTGCTGGTGTTTGACGATGCCGATGAAGCCTTGGCCATCGCTAACGGCACATCGTATGGGCTGGCCGCCGCCGTGTGGACCCGCGACCTGAAAACCGCTCATTACATGGCCGCCCACCTGCAAGCCGGCAGCATCTACGTCAACCGGTATTTCACCAGCGGCATCGAGGCGCCCACAGGCGGATACAAACGCAGCGGGTTTGGTCGCATTGACGGCGTTGAAGTCATGCGGCACTACACGCAATTGAAAAACGTCATCGTCAATTTAGATTGAAGTCTGAGTGACCGATCTTGATCTGTATGTCGCGCTCGCCAGATGTGAAATTCGACAATGTATTGGTGACAGGCGCAACCGGTTTCGTCGGCGGACGACTGATTGAACGTTTGGCCATGAATTCAGGAGTGCGTCTGCGAGCCTTGGTCAGGCATCTGGAGAAAGCTCGGTCTTTGATCGCTGGCAATGTTGATCTCGTTCAGGGCGACATCACCGATCGCCGTTCGCTTGACGCCGCTCTGAGCGATTGCGATCTCGTTTTTCATTGCGCCGCATTGATGCACGATGCGACAACTGACGCTCAAGTATTTCACCGCGTCAATGTGGAAGGAACGCGAAACATGCTGGAAGCTGCTCTGCAAGCCGGCGTCCGCCGGTTTGTGCATGTCAGCAGCATTGCTGTGTATGGAACCAGTCCGCGCGAAGGGGCCGATGAGACCGATGAGTATCAGTTCGGTCGCGAGGGCTATGCTAACTCAAAGATCGAATCTGAACAGCTTGCCCTGGCGTATCATCGGCAACGAGGCTTGCCTGTCGTTGTCATTCGCCCAGCCAATGTCTACGGGCCGCGCTCTTCGTTCTGGACAGTCTGGATGATTGCGATGATCAAATCGGGGCAGTTGAGCTTGATTGACGATGGACAAGGCATGGCCAATCCGGTCTACATTGATAATCTCGTTGACGCCATGCAACTGGCTGCGCGCCATACAGCCGCCGTCGGCGAGGTGTTCGTTGTGAGTGACGGAACGAAGGTCACGTGGAAAGAATTTCTTGGCTATTATGCGCGCATGGTGGGACGCGATTCATTACCGAGCATGTCCAGAGCAGAGGCTTTATCCAAGCTCGATCCGGTCCAGGTGGAGTACTGGACGCAGACGGGTTGGTTCGATATTACCAAAGCAAGGCGGATGCTGGGATATGAGCCGCGCGTGTCGCTGGCCGAAGGCATGAAACAGACCGAGCAGTGGCTGCGCCGTTCAGGTTATATTTGAAGTGAAAGGAGAGCAGGCAAACGAACGGACGGCGAGGATGAAAAGATGAACTGCTGATCCGCCGCTCTGCCAGGCAGCGCAGATGAACGGACGGCGAGGATGAAAAAGATGAGCACAGTGAACCAGTCGGAAACGATTCGCGATTTGTTGGAGCGCGGCCAGCCGGCGAAGGTCGCCCTAGTCGTTGCCGGCGCTGGTGTCTCGATCACCTATGACCAGTTGCGCCGGCAGGTAGATGAGCTGAGCGCAATGTTCAATCGTCTGGGCCTTGGCCGTGATGATCGCATCGCCATGGCGCTGCCCAACGGATTGGAGGCGCTTATTGCTTTTCTGGCCGCAGCCCATGCAGCCACAGCCGCGCCGCTCAATCCTGCCTATAAGCGCGATGAGTTCGCGTTCTATCTTCAAGACACGCGGGCCAAGGCGCTGATTGTGCAGCCGCAGGGCGCTGATGAGGCGCTGGCCGCCGCCGATGAAGGCATCATCATTCTGCGTGCTCAGGTGGGCACTGAAGGGCGCCTCCAGGTCGTTTCATCGGGACGAATCGGAGTAGAACGAGAGCCGGCGCAACCGCATCCTGAAGAGACAGCGCTCGTGCTGCATACCAGCGGGACAACCAGCCGGCCCAAGTGCGTGCCGCTGTCGCATACGAACTTGATTGCGTCGGCGCGACAGATTGCACAGACTTACCAATTGTCGTCTGAGGATGTCTCCTTCTGTGTGATGCCGCTTTATCACGTGCACGGCCTGGTCGGTTCAACGCTCGCTGCGCTCTGGGCAGGGGGCACGGTGGTGATTGTGCCGCGATTTAATGCTTTGTCATTTTGGTCAACCGTTCGGCAGTATGGTGTGACGTGGTTCTCTGCTGTGCCGACCATTCATCAATTGCTACTATCGCGCGTCAAGCCAGGGACGCGGCCCGCCGGCGCCGAACAGTTGCGCTTCATTCGTTCATCCAGCGCGCCGTTACCGCCGGCGATGATGGCGCAGATGGAAGAGAGCTTCGGTGTGCCTGTGGTGGAGGCCTATGGGATGACCGAAGCGGCTCATCAGATGACCTCCAATCCGCTGCCGCCGGGCCGCCGCAAGCCTGGTTCCGTAGGGCCTGGAACAGGCGTCAGCATTGCTATTCTGGACGATCAAGGACATCATCTGCCGCTGGGGACCACAGGCGCTGTGGCCGTCAAAGGGCCAAATGTCTTCCGCGGCTATGAAAATAATCCAGAGGCAAATGCCGAATCATTCACCGACGGTTGGTTTCGCACAGGCGATGAAGGTTGGTTGGACAGCGACGGGTATCTGACGTTAGTTGGGCGCACCAAAGAAATGATCAACCGTGGCGGAGAAAAGATTTCGCCCCGCGAGATTGATGAAGTGCTCCTGATGCATCCGGCGGTCGCCGAGGCGGTGACGTTCGCCGTGCCGGATCAGGTCTACGGCGAGGAAGTGGCTGCCGCCGTCGTGCTCAAAGCGTCAGCGACGCCAGCCCAGTTGCTGGCGCATTGCCGGTCGGTGCTGGCCGATTTCAAATGTCCGAAAGTGATCCATCTGGTTGATGCCATTCCGCGCACAGCCGCTACCGGCAAGGTGCAGCGGCGCGTGGTTGCCGCCGAGATTGCTCGACGGATGCAACAACAAGGAGGCTCATGAAATTCGCTGTTGTCGGCGCTGGCGCCATTGGCGCATTTGTTGGCGCAATGTTGTCTCGGTCTGGTGAGGAAGTGACGCTGATTGCGCGTGGCGCGCATCTGCGCGCGATGCAGGCGCATGGTGTGCGTGTGCGCGGCTCGTTAGGCGAGTTTCAGGCCCATCCGCAGGCGACCG
It contains:
- a CDS encoding fructose-bisphosphate aldolase, whose amino-acid sequence is MSKTPVFTNRRMYRLFGEDGRSLVVAMDHGGGLNVYPSLSDPGQVIAAVVAGGADAVLTTPGILKHFYHQLKSVGVILRVDGGSSELEGSSGDYRLLYSVEDALRLGADAVACMGFPGSPLEAQTLGNIATLAAQCQRWGMPLMPEMIPGGFTNWSLRTVEATRLAVRIGIELGADFIKTEFVGSVDEFRSVVAHSYRPVLVLGGSRKDDDRALLSMVKQAMDAGASGVVIGRNVWGHPRPQAMVTALHRIIHGQASVQQALEVLESNR
- the grdA gene encoding glycine/sarcosine/betaine reductase complex selenoprotein A; this encodes MQLAGKKVIVLGERDGVQGTALSECVKAAGGEVVLAINQCFVUTAAGAMDLEDQGAIKAKIEEIGSEDVVVILGSPDPDAAEMYAETVTVGDPTYAGPLAGVALRLPVYCIFEPEIKQQIPPDVYSEQVELMEMVLPSEAISARVKAVRERAQL
- a CDS encoding glycine/betaine/sarcosine/D-proline family reductase selenoprotein B codes for the protein MSKQIRVVHYLNQFFGGIGGEEKADTPLQVRDGPVGPGLGLQKALGDRGQVVATFICGDNFFSSHTDAVLAELEQVVPAYQPDVLVAGPAFNAGRYGFACGQVGKALSERLNIRAVTAMYPENPAVENHRRVSGLWILPTSDRAGDMPKVLPKLADWAVRLGRGEPIGPAKLEGYIPTGQRRLQMTDTPGYERAFRMLMAKLNGEPFETEIPIEQFEMVPPAPPLKNVKTARLALITTSGLVPRGNPDKFRMFNATQWRQYRLPDAPTLRGQDWEVIHGGFNTAYAQQNPHLVLPLDVLREKAGEEFGRLHDEFYSITGVGTSLKVARQAGQQIAASLREAGVDAALLVATUGTCTRCGAALSKELDRIGMPVVIISAMDQLAQQVGAARVVVGRKIPHPCGDPNLPPPFDIQVRREIIQTALRALETPVTAPTIFRPEHAI
- a CDS encoding MFS transporter — translated: MSDFSCSQAIGARRQMFYGWWIVVVAAIGMFLGYGAVFNFTFSVFARAIGQEFQWSRSALSVAYSLSLITYAIAMPLVGRWADRYGARKVIIPSVIGFGLCLISLHELSARLWHFYVVCLLMGAVGAGSTVVTYFGVIAHWFNRRRGLALGLAMIGVGLSNFTMPSLVQALIEHVGWRHTYLLVGLAVLLVPLPVGLLLKEKPAMMGTWPDGQPPVEGNTNTSGLAIGGLSGRESLSTGTFWLMFTAVFLVAVSVIGCLIHLVPMLVDRGMTAQAAAFATSLFGGAVIPGRVGSGYLLDRYFASRVAVGFFSGAALGIFLLWSGASGGLAYLAAFLVGMGMGAEGEIMAYLVSRYFGLRSFSEVFGYMMISFTAGGIVGPPIMGLGFDVTGSYRLVLGIFLIAVVVGTFLMTRLGPYRNWESPSEDG
- the ggt gene encoding gamma-glutamyltransferase is translated as MVATSQPLATLVGLDILRQGGNAVDAAIAAAAMLSVVEPMSTGVGGDVFALIYQASSGKVFALNGSGRSPSAATLDEYQRRLGTDETGQIPLDHILAVTVPGTVDGWASALQRFGRMTLADVLKPAIEAAEDGFAVAPQTAQTWALMQEVLARHPDSASTWLRADGRAPRAGERFRNPRLARTLRMIAEGGPDVFYRGELADAIVRFSQAHGGLLTLADFKDHRSTWVEPLAITYRGYDILQLPPNTQGLVVLETLCTLQQDDLAALGHNTPDTVHLQLEALKLAFADRNRYITDPEFYHAPVDSLLSHAYARQQRARISMTQAVRHPTPGTPAGGDTVYLCVADAEGNVVSFINSIFHPFGSGLTVGETGIVLQNRGASFSLDPAHVNVIAPHKRTRHTIIPAMIVYQGRPLIAFGVMGADMQAQGQVQFVCNVIDFGMNVQDALDAPRWQYLGAGADIALEAGMPTAVWHELERRGHQLKGSDAFFGGGQAILIHPEYGTLQGGSDPRRDGCAMGY
- the grdC gene encoding glycine/sarcosine/betaine reductase complex component C subunit beta, whose product is MIKAVSYALAHTPNLVRYGSKPERELRKEPSMIEQIDRHLRTYEEAVAYPPNQVFIGNMPPEALWDTARPWWKQTGAALRFGPYGEIMPEDELLGLLRLADEFDLIWLEQSFVEQVAEKLAGHPLFHPDEVKRLGAGHAPEAIQARVTQEGALPFYLDGQIVGCIAPGHDEDPFLTPTILLENLACKATGVLAMRWLLQAYHCDQINPLTIEYVINTGEEAVGDRYQRGAGNLAKAMAELAGCRNSTGSDLKAFCCGPIHGVIVAGGLVQSGIFQQVLVVGGGALGKLGMKFRGHLAHDMPILEDVLGSFAILIGPDDGFNPVIRLDAIGKHDIRYGGSAQAIAQALVVEPLSKLGRTIPEVERYAVELHNPEVTEPAGSGNVPQHNYRVIAGLAALRKELPRDAVNSFERTHGLPGFSPTQGHVPSAVPYLGHARDAMLSGSLRSAMFIGKGSLFLGKMTNLADGMSFILEAQAPDTSHRRSDHDD
- a CDS encoding thioredoxin, translating into MIDVTRETFEQEVKQASKPVLVDFWGPRCGPCLALMPLVEELSTRFSEQLKVVKVNAQENRKLCVELKVLSLPTFLFFNRGQEQARLSGDIHADALQPWVEAQLGNLME